The following are from one region of the Leptospira terpstrae serovar Hualin str. LT 11-33 = ATCC 700639 genome:
- a CDS encoding cation:proton antiporter — protein MHGEESLLQDIGLSIIFATVLSHIARVLKQPLILGYIIGGAMLGKEMGFELVTNEASIELISEIGLILLLFIIGLEINLAELAKMGKAMFTLGILQFTLSVAFVYSVFPFFGLSIGSEKFDLLYIAVALSLSSTLIVVKLLQDKVEINTLSGKLTVGVLVFQDIWAILFMGVQPNLNNPEILKILTSVGIIVLLIAFSFSVSRYVLARLYKACASSPELILLTSIMWCFLVCGIAGEAGLSKEMGALVAGMSIAAFPYGADVISKLIGIRDFFVTLFFVALGLKVPLPSLEVIGLSAAIIALMLFVRMITIAPVIIKLNKGVRNGFLTALNLAQISEFSLVILALGAGFEHITPKLQAVILTSTIIASVLSTYIIMFNHDIAATLERLLARVGISDQTEESSKEDKAGHSGHGGHGDGMVRDIIVLGYFRIARAFVEYLEDLSPSLIKRIIIADYNPAFKEELTNKGFQWAYADLAHPDSLSHIGLHDASMVICTISDSFLKGTNNNRLLSTLSKLAPNAKIILTSDEPGEAKKLVSDGAQKVIVPGVITGEFLYDYISRGMRNNERVV, from the coding sequence ATGCACGGGGAAGAATCACTACTACAAGACATAGGTCTCAGTATTATTTTCGCAACAGTCTTAAGTCACATCGCCAGAGTCCTCAAACAGCCGTTAATTTTAGGTTATATTATCGGTGGAGCAATGCTCGGGAAAGAAATGGGATTTGAACTTGTCACAAACGAAGCAAGTATAGAACTCATTTCCGAAATTGGACTTATTCTTTTGTTATTCATCATTGGACTCGAAATCAATTTAGCAGAACTTGCGAAAATGGGCAAGGCCATGTTTACCTTAGGTATCCTCCAATTTACACTTTCTGTTGCCTTTGTTTATTCCGTTTTTCCTTTTTTTGGTCTTTCTATTGGTTCTGAAAAATTTGACCTTCTTTACATTGCCGTTGCCCTTTCTTTAAGTTCCACTCTCATTGTTGTGAAACTTTTACAAGACAAAGTGGAGATCAATACACTCTCTGGTAAGTTAACCGTTGGGGTTTTGGTATTCCAAGACATCTGGGCTATTTTGTTTATGGGGGTCCAACCCAACCTCAACAATCCAGAAATATTAAAAATTCTAACCTCTGTCGGAATCATTGTCCTATTAATTGCCTTTAGTTTTAGCGTCAGCAGGTATGTTCTCGCAAGGTTATACAAAGCCTGCGCTAGTAGCCCCGAATTAATACTACTAACATCGATTATGTGGTGTTTTCTTGTCTGCGGAATTGCTGGAGAAGCAGGACTTTCCAAAGAAATGGGTGCCCTCGTTGCTGGTATGAGTATCGCTGCCTTCCCTTATGGTGCAGATGTAATTTCCAAACTCATTGGGATTCGAGATTTTTTTGTTACTTTATTTTTCGTAGCTTTAGGACTAAAAGTTCCTCTTCCTAGTTTAGAAGTGATTGGATTATCTGCAGCAATCATTGCTCTCATGTTATTTGTAAGAATGATTACCATCGCCCCAGTCATCATCAAACTAAACAAAGGGGTTCGCAATGGATTCCTCACTGCCCTTAACTTGGCACAAATTTCAGAATTCTCTCTCGTTATCTTAGCGTTAGGTGCTGGATTTGAACACATCACTCCAAAACTACAGGCAGTGATTCTTACATCGACCATTATCGCCTCGGTTCTTTCCACATACATCATTATGTTCAACCATGACATTGCTGCCACCTTAGAAAGACTGCTCGCTCGTGTGGGAATCTCCGACCAAACCGAAGAGTCATCCAAAGAGGATAAGGCAGGTCACAGTGGGCACGGAGGACATGGAGACGGTATGGTGCGAGATATCATTGTCCTTGGATACTTTCGGATTGCACGAGCCTTTGTGGAATACTTAGAAGACTTATCGCCATCTCTCATCAAACGTATCATCATTGCTGACTATAATCCAGCATTCAAAGAAGAACTTACAAACAAAGGATTCCAGTGGGCTTATGCCGATCTTGCTCATCCCGATTCCTTATCTCATATTGGACTTCATGATGCTTCGATGGTCATTTGTACCATCTCTGATTCTTTTTTGAAAGGAACCAATAACAACCGTTTGCTTTCCACACTGAGTAAACTGGCGCCCAATGCAAAAATTATTTTAACCAGTGATGAACCGGGAGAGGCAAAAAAATTAGTAAGTGATGGAGCACAAAAGGTTATCGTACCGGGTGTCATCACCGGTGAATTTTTATATGATTATATTTCTCGGGGAATGAGGAATAACGAAAGAGTGGTGTAG
- a CDS encoding flagellar basal body-associated FliL family protein, with the protein MGDREVDEEEGGLAEGSSASAGMSPIVKWLLYIAAAIFGIIIVTVISMFVAQKTATSVFKQQKNISLVKAPPPLEVYTFQEEFRVNTSDVGESHFVKLKMSLGFESGQPALSAELAARVAQMQNIINLVIARKTKDDLKSITNQLDLREEIKAHLNHILTNGKIKEVYFTEFLVN; encoded by the coding sequence ATGGGTGACCGTGAAGTAGATGAAGAAGAAGGTGGGTTAGCCGAAGGTAGTTCCGCCTCTGCAGGGATGTCCCCCATTGTAAAATGGTTATTGTACATCGCTGCAGCAATTTTCGGGATTATCATTGTAACCGTTATATCGATGTTTGTTGCTCAAAAGACGGCAACGAGTGTGTTCAAACAACAAAAGAATATCTCTCTTGTGAAAGCTCCCCCTCCTTTGGAAGTTTACACATTTCAAGAAGAATTTAGAGTAAATACTTCGGATGTTGGTGAATCACACTTTGTTAAGTTAAAAATGTCACTTGGATTTGAATCAGGCCAACCAGCACTTTCTGCGGAACTTGCCGCACGTGTGGCTCAAATGCAAAACATTATCAACTTAGTCATTGCTCGTAAAACAAAAGATGATTTAAAATCCATTACCAACCAATTGGATTTACGTGAGGAGATCAAAGCCCACTTAAATCACATTTTGACAAATGGAAAAATCAAAGAGGTTTACTTTACCGAGTTCTTGGTAAACTAG
- a CDS encoding NAD(P)-dependent alcohol dehydrogenase gives MIKAKGIAALKSKEALVPYSFERRDPKEYDVVLDIKYSGICHSDKHMTRDEWGFGAAFPMVPGHEIAGIVKTVVSKVTKYKIGDRVGVGCMVDSCRECAHCKEDMEQYCISGNTLTYGSLEKDGSTITQGGYSDVIVVNEDFVLRIPDNLPLDKAAPLLCAGITTYSPLNHWKTGPGKKVAVMGLGGLGHMAVKLAKAMGAEVTVLSGSVSKEQDAKKLGADYFLFTKESGVFQGNALRFDLIINTISSADLNMAEYFGLLKMDGTLVSVGAPEKPLSIHPFPLIMMRRNFAGSVIGSIKETQEMLDFCGKHNITPEIELIQPKQVNEAYARVLNSDIRYRFVIDMGKI, from the coding sequence ATGATAAAAGCAAAAGGAATCGCTGCATTAAAATCAAAAGAAGCTCTTGTTCCCTATAGTTTTGAAAGAAGAGATCCAAAAGAATATGATGTTGTTCTCGATATCAAATATAGTGGGATTTGTCATTCAGATAAACACATGACGCGTGATGAATGGGGTTTTGGAGCTGCATTCCCTATGGTGCCTGGACATGAAATTGCCGGTATTGTGAAAACCGTAGTTTCAAAAGTCACCAAATACAAGATAGGCGACCGAGTGGGAGTTGGTTGTATGGTGGATTCCTGTCGGGAATGCGCACATTGTAAAGAGGATATGGAACAATATTGTATTTCAGGAAATACTCTGACTTACGGTTCTTTGGAAAAAGATGGATCTACTATCACACAAGGTGGATATTCTGATGTAATTGTTGTGAATGAAGATTTTGTTTTACGAATTCCAGACAATCTTCCACTAGACAAAGCAGCACCGCTATTGTGTGCAGGAATCACCACATACTCTCCATTAAATCATTGGAAAACAGGGCCAGGTAAAAAGGTAGCTGTGATGGGCCTTGGTGGTCTAGGACATATGGCAGTCAAACTTGCAAAAGCAATGGGAGCAGAAGTGACAGTTCTTAGTGGATCTGTGAGTAAAGAACAAGATGCAAAAAAATTGGGTGCTGACTATTTTCTTTTTACCAAAGAATCGGGGGTATTCCAAGGAAATGCACTTCGTTTTGATTTAATCATCAATACGATATCTTCTGCTGATTTGAATATGGCAGAATATTTTGGATTACTCAAAATGGACGGAACTCTCGTGTCTGTGGGTGCACCCGAAAAACCACTTTCGATTCACCCTTTTCCACTGATTATGATGAGAAGGAATTTTGCTGGATCCGTGATCGGTTCGATCAAAGAAACGCAAGAAATGTTAGACTTTTGTGGCAAACATAACATTACCCCAGAGATTGAACTTATCCAACCAAAACAGGTAAACGAGGCTTATGCGAGAGTGTTAAACAGTGACATTCGTTATCGGTTTGTGATTGATATGGGAAAAATCTAA
- the kdsB gene encoding 3-deoxy-manno-octulosonate cytidylyltransferase — protein MSDQILGVIPARYASTRLPGKPLALIGTKPMIQWTYHHASLSKSFHRLVVATDDKRIHEVVLSFGGESVLTSPDHPTGTDRIIEVAEKYPNYGIIVNIQGDEPGMEATLIDGVVGLKIKHRNWEMATAAVPFTEAEDSKDPNKVKVVFDRNGRANYFSRSPIPASFKGDAKYFRHLGIYAYERDFLMNYNQLPASDWETVESLEQLRALQNGSTIGVYLSDKANLGVDSPADLEVVIAEFKRKGLI, from the coding sequence ATGTCCGACCAAATCCTAGGTGTGATCCCTGCTCGCTACGCGAGCACAAGGCTTCCCGGAAAACCACTGGCCCTCATTGGTACAAAACCAATGATCCAGTGGACTTACCATCATGCTTCCCTTTCAAAATCTTTTCACCGTTTGGTGGTCGCAACCGATGACAAACGAATCCATGAGGTTGTTTTATCCTTTGGCGGGGAATCTGTACTTACCAGTCCCGACCATCCTACCGGGACAGACCGCATTATTGAAGTCGCAGAAAAATATCCAAACTATGGAATCATAGTCAATATCCAAGGAGACGAACCGGGTATGGAAGCCACACTCATCGATGGAGTGGTGGGATTAAAAATAAAACATAGAAATTGGGAAATGGCTACAGCAGCTGTTCCTTTTACCGAAGCCGAAGATTCAAAAGATCCTAACAAAGTGAAGGTGGTCTTTGATAGAAACGGACGTGCCAATTATTTTTCTCGTTCTCCCATCCCTGCCTCTTTTAAAGGGGACGCTAAGTATTTTAGACATCTAGGAATCTATGCTTACGAACGGGATTTTTTAATGAATTATAACCAACTACCGGCTTCCGATTGGGAGACGGTAGAGTCTTTAGAACAACTCCGTGCCTTACAGAATGGATCTACGATTGGAGTGTATCTTTCTGATAAAGCCAATCTTGGTGTGGATTCTCCTGCCGATTTAGAAGTGGTAATCGCTGAATTCAAACGAAAGGGTTTGATTTAG
- a CDS encoding AraC family transcriptional regulator, with protein MGQVEENNKNIVKHLESLLPKPGNLETGIPGLTLFRINESFVRVPMTYHPRIILMAQGSKRVFLGEDTFSYDPSQYLVLSVPIPLECDAVADENKPILGFAIDVDPQEVAEILLLSDDTKYSGETIPRGIYGASVSKEISNASLRLIQSLFSKTDLRVLGKSIVREIIYRVLIGENGETLQALAHRNRKFFQIAQILNRIHKEYAEEFDINELAFSAGMSTSNFHNCFKTVTNTSPLQYIKAVRLQKARSLMLTEGTNAITAAQKVGYESPSQFSREYKRYFGVSPAKDQVQLAI; from the coding sequence ATGGGCCAGGTAGAAGAAAATAACAAAAACATAGTCAAACATTTAGAATCTCTTTTGCCCAAACCTGGCAACTTGGAAACCGGGATTCCCGGCCTCACTTTGTTTCGGATCAACGAGTCGTTTGTTCGAGTGCCAATGACTTATCACCCACGCATCATCCTGATGGCCCAAGGATCCAAACGAGTTTTTTTAGGGGAAGATACCTTTTCTTATGATCCCTCACAATACCTAGTACTTTCCGTTCCCATTCCCCTGGAATGTGATGCTGTTGCCGATGAGAATAAACCCATTTTGGGATTTGCAATCGACGTAGACCCTCAAGAAGTGGCCGAAATACTACTGTTAAGTGATGATACAAAGTATTCTGGGGAAACCATACCACGAGGAATTTATGGAGCCAGTGTATCAAAAGAAATTTCAAATGCTTCTTTGCGTCTCATTCAATCCTTGTTTTCCAAAACAGATCTTCGTGTTTTAGGAAAGTCCATCGTTCGAGAAATCATTTATCGTGTGTTAATTGGAGAAAATGGAGAGACTTTACAAGCATTGGCTCATCGGAATCGAAAATTTTTCCAAATTGCACAAATACTAAATCGGATTCATAAAGAATATGCAGAAGAGTTTGACATCAATGAATTAGCATTCAGTGCAGGTATGAGCACATCCAACTTTCACAATTGTTTTAAAACAGTGACAAATACTTCTCCATTACAATACATAAAAGCCGTAAGATTACAAAAAGCTCGGAGTTTAATGTTAACAGAAGGAACGAACGCCATCACAGCAGCACAAAAAGTTGGATATGAAAGTCCTTCTCAATTTAGTAGAGAATACAAACGGTACTTTGGCGTTTCACCAGCCAAAGACCAGGTGCAGTTAGCTATCTAA